The proteins below are encoded in one region of Thermococcus sp. 21S7:
- a CDS encoding PhoI: MELEMRRMQAFFPASLEIQEELLKAGFRVPYDKESGRKTPIPVVVGSREERRVRRSRLLKAKDFESDGKFAMLPGERTFLNMELTERGFLVLRPKPTEYHLEEMGFVSVPPRVWGTWASFSLPFSAYDELVDFLGDFRNDNGNGFYTASRGSGGRIEVYAYKGRSRKDLGIPVFGYALGLHGLTLAEEYLREKAKENGVPEERLRYLRLGLRKRRETKAGLKVGLVWESGRPVEIALKLSTTEPRVKIQGLYGELVGKSRGELARTDDWYVVVHAGDFITALEAVGRAFGGNSY, translated from the coding sequence ATGGAGTTAGAGATGAGGAGGATGCAGGCGTTTTTCCCGGCGTCGCTGGAAATTCAGGAGGAGCTGCTCAAGGCGGGCTTCAGGGTACCCTACGACAAAGAGAGCGGGAGAAAAACACCGATTCCCGTGGTGGTGGGCTCTCGGGAGGAGAGGCGCGTCAGGAGGAGCCGCCTGCTGAAGGCCAAGGACTTTGAAAGCGACGGCAAATTTGCCATGCTGCCCGGCGAAAGAACGTTCCTCAATATGGAGCTCACGGAAAGGGGCTTTCTAGTGCTCAGGCCAAAGCCGACCGAGTACCACCTAGAGGAGATGGGCTTCGTCTCGGTCCCTCCCAGGGTCTGGGGGACGTGGGCGAGCTTTTCGCTCCCCTTTTCGGCGTACGATGAACTGGTGGATTTCCTGGGCGATTTCAGGAACGATAACGGAAACGGATTCTACACAGCCTCCAGGGGCTCCGGCGGAAGGATAGAGGTCTACGCCTACAAGGGAAGAAGCAGAAAAGACCTGGGAATTCCAGTTTTTGGCTACGCCCTCGGGCTCCACGGACTGACTCTGGCGGAGGAGTACTTAAGGGAGAAGGCCAAGGAGAACGGGGTTCCGGAGGAGAGGCTCCGCTACCTCAGGCTAGGCCTTAGAAAGAGGAGGGAAACCAAAGCGGGCCTCAAGGTTGGCCTTGTCTGGGAGAGCGGAAGACCGGTTGAGATAGCGCTCAAGCTCTCTACGACGGAGCCGAGGGTTAAAATCCAGGGGCTCTACGGCGAGCTGGTCGGCAAATCCAGGGGAGAGCTGGCGAGGACGGATGACTGGTACGTCGTCGTCCACGCGGGCGATTTCATCACGGCTCTGGAGGCCGTCGGAAGGGCCTTCGGGGGCAACTCATATTAA
- a CDS encoding DUF366 family protein has protein sequence MELLIVKEGRIDYDGSAIQSHWAYRNFGILGNSLVVFRGKCDVKVEEMIDIEDLRQSKEIKSDDMVHYIIEVFDLVNALFASTLQKLFIAKLCEVLGEYGVKTLRKGDDIYVNGRKLSISIATVSPVSVKIHLGINVEAKGIPEGVDAIGLKELGITDVDGFMEKTGKALVEEFNKVKKDSLKVRWAQ, from the coding sequence ATGGAGCTGCTCATCGTGAAGGAGGGGCGCATAGACTACGACGGCTCGGCCATTCAGAGCCACTGGGCCTACAGGAACTTCGGAATCCTTGGGAACTCGCTAGTAGTTTTCCGCGGAAAGTGCGACGTCAAGGTCGAAGAGATGATAGACATTGAAGACCTCCGCCAGAGCAAGGAAATCAAGAGCGACGACATGGTTCACTACATAATCGAGGTCTTTGACCTCGTCAACGCCCTCTTCGCCTCAACTCTACAAAAGCTCTTCATAGCCAAGCTCTGCGAAGTTCTCGGCGAGTACGGGGTGAAAACCCTCAGGAAGGGCGACGACATCTACGTGAACGGAAGGAAGCTCAGCATCTCGATAGCAACTGTCTCCCCCGTGAGCGTCAAGATTCACCTCGGGATAAACGTCGAGGCCAAAGGAATCCCGGAGGGCGTAGATGCCATCGGCCTGAAGGAGCTCGGCATAACGGACGTAGATGGCTTCATGGAGAAGACCGGAAAGGCCCTCGTGGAGGAGTTCAACAAGGTGAAGAAGGACAGCCTGAAGGTCAGGTGGGCTCAGTAG
- a CDS encoding magnesium-dependent phosphatase-1 produces MKLLVLDLDGTLWDHEDASRLTPPYEFHDDYLVDSTGEKLHLFPGVRGFLEWASGRFVLSIASWNVEEKVRPILEGFGLWDYFRFPKIENHPNKGDMIARTLRELELSGYDVGGVIYLDDRDIHIEDVKTTVPSIRFIHMWRDVKSFEELKKLLEKMG; encoded by the coding sequence ATGAAGCTGTTAGTTCTTGATCTCGATGGTACCCTCTGGGATCACGAGGATGCATCCCGGCTTACACCGCCTTATGAGTTCCACGATGATTATCTGGTTGATTCTACAGGCGAGAAACTCCATCTCTTTCCGGGAGTCAGGGGATTCCTCGAATGGGCGAGTGGCAGGTTCGTTCTGAGCATAGCGAGCTGGAACGTTGAGGAGAAGGTCAGGCCGATCCTTGAGGGCTTTGGCCTTTGGGACTACTTCAGGTTTCCAAAAATTGAGAACCACCCGAACAAGGGCGATATGATAGCGAGAACGCTCCGGGAGCTGGAACTTTCGGGATACGATGTTGGGGGAGTCATCTACCTGGACGACAGGGATATACACATCGAAGACGTTAAAACCACCGTCCCGTCTATCCGGTTCATCCATATGTGGAGGGACGTCAAAAGTTTTGAGGAGTTGAAGAAACTCCTAGAGAAGATGGGGTGA
- a CDS encoding ribose-phosphate diphosphokinase codes for MFVIGSGAKHLEDEIKALGGEVLDAEIKRFPDGEKYVRIMGSSKNVTVVQSTFAPQDEHLIELILMADALRERGVQKLRAVVPYLAYSRQDRVTKDGEPVSVRAVMRALSVYYDELYVFDLHNPETLRFFQGKAVNLSPAGVIADYFGEKLGEGVVLAPDKGALERARVVAERLGLEYSHFHKVRISPTEVQMKPVNVDVRGKNVLIVDDIISTGGTMIRAANLLREMGAGKVFVAATHGVFAEGAIERVSKAVDELAVTNTIPTPVSKISVVPEILGL; via the coding sequence ATGTTCGTGATTGGAAGCGGTGCCAAGCATCTGGAGGATGAGATAAAGGCCCTCGGCGGCGAGGTCCTCGATGCTGAAATAAAGAGGTTCCCAGACGGTGAGAAGTACGTCAGAATCATGGGTTCCTCGAAGAACGTCACAGTTGTGCAGTCAACTTTCGCCCCACAGGACGAACATCTGATTGAGCTGATCCTCATGGCGGACGCCCTGCGCGAGAGGGGGGTTCAGAAGCTCAGGGCGGTTGTTCCGTACCTTGCCTACTCAAGACAGGATAGGGTCACGAAGGACGGCGAGCCTGTGAGCGTGAGAGCCGTTATGAGGGCTCTCTCCGTCTACTACGATGAACTCTACGTCTTCGACCTCCACAACCCGGAGACCCTCAGGTTCTTCCAGGGGAAAGCCGTCAACCTCTCCCCCGCAGGGGTCATTGCGGACTACTTCGGGGAGAAGCTCGGCGAGGGCGTTGTTCTCGCCCCCGACAAAGGCGCACTTGAGAGGGCCAGGGTCGTTGCGGAGAGGCTCGGCCTTGAGTACAGCCACTTCCACAAGGTTCGCATATCCCCGACCGAAGTTCAGATGAAGCCGGTGAATGTGGACGTTAGAGGAAAGAACGTGCTCATAGTTGATGACATCATAAGCACGGGCGGGACCATGATCAGGGCGGCGAACCTGCTCAGGGAGATGGGGGCAGGGAAAGTTTTCGTCGCGGCCACTCACGGCGTCTTTGCCGAGGGTGCGATAGAGCGCGTAAGCAAGGCGGTTGACGAGCTGGCGGTCACCAACACGATACCCACACCGGTCTCGAAGATAAGCGTTGTGCCCGAGATACTTGGGCTGTGA
- a CDS encoding DUF1614 domain-containing protein: MNKRRFIIPPVSLPVLLLIFLIFLAVFVVFSSIVMAAFEKLGIPPEVAYALFLFSLLGSFINIPVAEEVSYEPVVALREVRFFGISYPVPYFDWEERRVIIAINVGGALVPISIVLYEVFRLLYLGQFGLLFNTALATLVAALFSHAFARPVRGLGIAMPVFLPPLIAIILGWLLGDGNPTLVAYVSGTMGVLIGADLMNWNRIRKLGAPMVSIGGAGTFDGIFLAGIIAVLLV; this comes from the coding sequence ATGAATAAGAGGCGCTTCATAATCCCGCCCGTTTCGCTTCCGGTTCTCCTTCTGATATTCCTCATCTTCCTGGCGGTTTTTGTAGTTTTTTCAAGCATAGTCATGGCCGCCTTTGAGAAGCTCGGAATACCCCCGGAGGTGGCCTACGCGCTCTTCCTCTTCTCCCTCCTCGGGAGCTTCATCAACATCCCAGTGGCTGAGGAAGTCTCGTACGAGCCCGTCGTTGCCCTTAGAGAGGTCCGCTTCTTCGGCATCTCCTATCCAGTTCCGTACTTTGACTGGGAGGAGAGGAGGGTGATAATAGCTATAAACGTCGGCGGGGCGCTGGTTCCAATCAGCATCGTTCTGTACGAGGTCTTCAGGCTCCTCTACCTCGGTCAATTTGGGCTGCTCTTCAACACGGCCCTAGCGACCCTCGTAGCGGCCCTCTTCAGCCACGCCTTTGCCCGACCCGTCAGGGGTCTCGGCATAGCGATGCCGGTCTTCCTCCCGCCTCTGATAGCCATAATCCTCGGCTGGCTCCTCGGCGACGGAAATCCCACGCTGGTCGCCTACGTCAGCGGAACGATGGGAGTCCTCATAGGAGCCGACCTGATGAACTGGAACCGTATCAGGAAGCTCGGCGCTCCGATGGTAAGCATTGGGGGAGCGGGAACCTTCGACGGCATATTCCTCGCCGGGATTATTGCCGTCCTTCTGGTATGA
- a CDS encoding ASCH domain-containing protein, giving the protein MCAEDSSLKRGLIVREPFATLIAEGKKVWEIRKSRTRVRGEVLILSGGRAVGSAELVDVLGPFTPEELARHGDKHLVDVDFLREYSGGKPLYAWVFRNAKKFNGPRKVRIPRGAQVWANVVVEDE; this is encoded by the coding sequence ATGTGCGCCGAGGATTCAAGCCTCAAAAGGGGTTTGATAGTTCGCGAACCCTTCGCAACCCTCATAGCTGAGGGAAAAAAGGTCTGGGAGATTAGGAAGTCCCGGACGAGGGTTAGGGGCGAGGTTCTCATCCTCAGCGGCGGCAGGGCCGTGGGCAGTGCCGAACTCGTTGACGTCCTCGGCCCGTTTACCCCTGAGGAGCTGGCCCGACATGGGGACAAGCACCTCGTCGACGTTGACTTCCTGAGGGAATACTCCGGGGGCAAACCCCTCTACGCCTGGGTCTTCCGCAACGCGAAGAAATTCAATGGGCCGAGGAAGGTCCGCATCCCTAGGGGCGCCCAGGTCTGGGCCAACGTGGTGGTGGAGGATGAATAA
- a CDS encoding MBL fold metallo-hydrolase, which yields MRIIWYGHACFWVETKGVRLLIDPYPDVDDDRIGEVDYILITHEHVDHYGKVELLSRLRDATVIGPKPVYLMAISDGVTKVREIEEGQTIGLENGVKVTAVYMEHPSSQYPVGYIIEGDKTLFHTGDTYSTPTLQRLRGKIDVLLVPISGRSTANEREAVQIIEDIRPRVVIPMHYGVYGTGSVEKLQDELKKKRIWVMVRPMEPYEELTL from the coding sequence ATGAGGATTATCTGGTACGGACACGCGTGCTTCTGGGTCGAGACGAAGGGTGTGAGACTGCTCATCGACCCGTACCCGGATGTTGACGACGACAGAATCGGCGAGGTGGACTACATCCTGATAACACACGAGCACGTTGACCACTACGGAAAGGTCGAGCTGCTCTCAAGGCTCCGCGACGCGACCGTCATAGGGCCGAAGCCCGTCTACCTGATGGCCATCAGCGACGGGGTGACGAAGGTAAGGGAGATAGAGGAGGGGCAGACGATAGGGCTGGAAAACGGCGTTAAGGTCACCGCCGTTTACATGGAGCACCCCTCAAGCCAGTATCCCGTCGGCTATATCATAGAGGGCGACAAGACCCTTTTCCACACCGGCGACACGTATTCAACGCCGACCCTCCAGAGGCTCAGGGGAAAGATAGACGTGCTCCTGGTGCCCATCAGCGGCCGATCAACCGCCAACGAGCGCGAGGCGGTACAGATAATAGAAGACATAAGACCCCGGGTGGTAATCCCGATGCACTACGGGGTCTACGGCACGGGAAGCGTCGAGAAGCTCCAGGACGAGCTGAAGAAGAAGCGCATATGGGTAATGGTCCGCCCCATGGAGCCCTACGAGGAGCTCACCCTCTAG
- the radB gene encoding DNA repair and recombination protein RadB has translation MLTTGVKSLDELLGGGIAEGVLTQIYGPYATGKTTLAVQAGLLSPGKVAYVDTEGGFSPERLSQMAESRGLNPEEVLQRFLLFTPFDFKEQRRTIGSLKRVVDGSFSLVVVDSITAHYRVEEQRKNLTAELGKQLQVLLWIARRNRIPVIVINQVHFDSRAERMKPVAGHTLNYRTKDILRLDKLNTPGMRVAVLERHRFRPEGGMVYLKITEKGIEDAGE, from the coding sequence ATGCTCACCACGGGGGTGAAATCACTCGACGAGCTTCTCGGCGGGGGAATAGCCGAGGGAGTGCTGACCCAGATTTACGGCCCCTACGCCACAGGAAAGACAACGCTCGCCGTGCAGGCCGGCCTCCTGAGTCCCGGAAAGGTCGCCTACGTTGACACTGAGGGGGGCTTTTCTCCGGAGAGGTTGAGTCAGATGGCCGAATCTCGGGGGCTGAATCCGGAGGAGGTCCTCCAGAGGTTCCTCCTCTTCACGCCCTTTGACTTCAAGGAGCAGAGGCGCACCATCGGGAGCCTGAAGCGGGTCGTTGATGGTTCCTTTTCCCTCGTGGTCGTTGATTCCATAACGGCCCACTACCGCGTCGAGGAGCAGAGGAAAAACCTCACCGCCGAACTCGGCAAACAGCTCCAGGTTCTCCTCTGGATAGCCAGGAGGAACCGCATTCCGGTGATAGTCATCAACCAGGTGCACTTCGACAGCAGGGCCGAGAGGATGAAGCCCGTCGCCGGACACACCCTCAACTACCGGACTAAGGATATCCTCCGGCTCGACAAGCTCAATACGCCCGGAATGAGGGTGGCTGTCCTAGAAAGGCACAGGTTCAGACCGGAGGGTGGAATGGTTTACCTCAAGATTACGGAGAAGGGGATAGAGGACGCGGGCGAATGA
- a CDS encoding ATP-binding protein, whose protein sequence is MFYDRERELEKLNEVYSFPGSSFLVIYGRRRVGKTALAREFLSDKLGLYFFVGEKDEALLLEEWSREIEEKLSNYLPSYLKLKFGSLEELVEFLLDFSRERKLVVVFDEFQNFRTVKPSFFSSLQRLWDEKKETSNLMLIAVGSYVGMIKRIFMDRKEPLFGRVDEWVKLRPFDFWTAFDFVHSHVDVPPSDFIELYSALGGMPRYLLYVPRYYQGDSLKALKALFFDEFAPLREEGLNVLKLEFGRFYRAHFSILEAVSLGHVTPKEISDKTGMKLLTVGKYLSELTNHYEYLRREVPVTENPLKTRKVAYRISDEFFNFWFRFIYHNYTALEEDPGRVFDRFKTEFPAFVGKTYERIALDFVRGLDLGFRPERVGRWWHRGEEIDVVAYDRKNIILFEVKWKDLSLRDAGKVLRSLERKAELLPLKGDYRFGIIARELEGREELREEGFLAFDLNDVIRPRPLSPSP, encoded by the coding sequence ATGTTCTACGACAGGGAGCGCGAGCTTGAGAAGCTCAACGAGGTTTACTCCTTTCCGGGCTCAAGCTTTCTCGTTATTTACGGTAGGAGGAGGGTTGGGAAGACTGCCCTGGCCAGGGAGTTCCTGAGTGATAAGCTTGGCCTCTACTTTTTCGTGGGCGAAAAGGACGAGGCCCTTCTTCTTGAGGAGTGGTCGCGCGAGATTGAGGAGAAGCTTTCCAATTACCTCCCTTCATACTTGAAGCTAAAGTTCGGCTCCCTTGAGGAGCTTGTGGAGTTCCTGCTCGACTTCTCGCGGGAGAGGAAACTGGTTGTGGTCTTCGACGAGTTCCAGAACTTCAGGACGGTTAAACCTTCTTTCTTCTCATCCCTCCAGAGGCTCTGGGACGAGAAAAAGGAAACTTCAAACCTCATGCTCATCGCGGTTGGCTCGTACGTCGGCATGATTAAGCGCATCTTCATGGATAGAAAAGAGCCCCTCTTCGGCAGGGTGGACGAGTGGGTTAAGCTCAGGCCCTTTGACTTCTGGACTGCCTTCGACTTCGTGCACTCCCATGTTGATGTTCCGCCGAGTGACTTTATTGAGCTTTATTCTGCCTTGGGCGGAATGCCCCGGTACCTCCTCTACGTCCCGCGCTACTACCAGGGAGATTCCCTCAAAGCCCTGAAGGCGCTGTTCTTTGACGAGTTCGCCCCGCTGAGGGAGGAGGGCTTGAATGTCCTCAAGCTGGAGTTCGGCAGGTTCTACCGCGCTCACTTCTCAATCCTCGAAGCGGTCAGTCTCGGCCACGTTACGCCCAAGGAGATAAGCGACAAAACGGGTATGAAGCTCCTCACTGTCGGCAAGTACCTCAGCGAGCTAACGAACCACTATGAGTACCTGAGGAGGGAAGTTCCCGTCACCGAGAACCCGCTGAAGACGAGGAAGGTGGCCTATCGCATAAGCGACGAATTCTTCAACTTCTGGTTCCGCTTCATTTACCACAACTACACCGCCCTTGAGGAGGACCCCGGAAGGGTCTTTGATCGCTTTAAAACTGAGTTTCCCGCCTTCGTTGGCAAAACCTACGAGAGAATAGCCCTGGACTTCGTGAGAGGGCTCGACCTCGGCTTCAGGCCCGAGCGCGTTGGCAGGTGGTGGCACAGGGGAGAAGAGATAGACGTGGTCGCCTACGACCGGAAGAACATTATTCTCTTCGAGGTGAAGTGGAAGGACCTGAGCCTGAGGGACGCGGGGAAGGTTTTGAGGTCCCTTGAGAGGAAGGCGGAACTCCTCCCGCTCAAAGGGGATTACCGGTTCGGCATTATAGCGAGGGAGCTTGAGGGTAGGGAGGAACTAAGGGAAGAGGGCTTCCTCGCCTTTGATCTCAACGACGTCATTCGCCCGCGTCCTCTATCCCCTTCTCCGTAA
- a CDS encoding ribonuclease E/G: MSTGTGVSVRVRGIYSTALTKLFLDRGFGISQPSNRIVERFNLEKTYDEFDVDVYDKKDHHGVILVGTKVEEVKAVLEDELIDVFFRKLPYQLYGIYKGMVVKRDERYVYIDIGSAIGTVVASELPRAMEGDEVLVQVKKHNLLPQLSVVLTIPGDYAVLIPKPIGAQRHVKISRKIREQSERERLRILGLSIDLGEWGILWRTAAAYKDWNTLRDEIIHLSKLADRLKKADSYTAPSLIIEGRNIYEVEFGGGAKRKLDEIRNKVVPTVEGHHQLKAYDPELSFAVEIAEGILSKVPGQREKVKAGFWEALISNKGPRKGWLFSLEHYKPDGQRIKIGPGEITEVSMNPLKITFKRHLKPGKFYDGLDIPIEFGDYVVTEIESGKWWFVHRYYDRNGNLKGEYYNINTPVEIYPDRARYIDLEVDIVKWPDGKKEIIDKEKLTEHYEEGIITEKLYRAVLRITQEVYERI; the protein is encoded by the coding sequence GTGTCTACAGGCACAGGAGTTTCAGTTCGAGTTAGGGGCATCTACAGCACGGCCCTTACAAAGCTCTTCCTCGACAGGGGCTTCGGAATCTCGCAGCCCAGCAACAGAATCGTCGAGCGCTTCAACCTCGAAAAGACCTACGACGAGTTTGATGTGGATGTTTACGACAAGAAGGACCACCACGGGGTAATCCTCGTTGGGACGAAGGTTGAGGAGGTTAAGGCGGTTCTTGAGGACGAACTTATAGACGTTTTCTTTAGGAAGCTCCCCTACCAGCTCTATGGCATCTACAAGGGGATGGTGGTCAAAAGGGACGAGCGCTACGTCTACATAGACATAGGAAGCGCCATCGGGACCGTGGTCGCCAGCGAACTGCCGCGCGCGATGGAGGGCGATGAGGTTCTCGTTCAGGTTAAGAAGCACAACCTCCTCCCCCAGCTGAGCGTTGTCCTCACGATTCCGGGCGACTACGCGGTTCTCATTCCGAAGCCGATAGGGGCGCAGAGGCACGTCAAGATATCCAGGAAGATAAGGGAGCAGAGCGAGCGCGAAAGGCTCCGCATCCTCGGACTCAGCATAGACCTGGGCGAGTGGGGAATCCTCTGGAGGACGGCCGCAGCTTATAAGGACTGGAACACCCTCCGGGACGAGATAATACACCTGTCCAAACTGGCCGACAGGCTCAAGAAGGCCGACTCCTACACCGCTCCCTCCCTCATAATAGAGGGGAGGAACATATACGAGGTTGAGTTCGGCGGGGGTGCGAAGAGAAAGCTCGACGAGATAAGGAACAAAGTCGTTCCGACCGTTGAGGGCCACCACCAGCTGAAGGCCTACGACCCGGAGCTGAGCTTTGCGGTGGAGATAGCTGAGGGAATCCTCTCGAAGGTTCCCGGCCAGAGGGAAAAGGTAAAGGCGGGCTTTTGGGAAGCCCTTATATCCAACAAGGGGCCCAGAAAGGGGTGGCTCTTCAGCCTTGAGCACTACAAGCCTGACGGGCAGAGGATAAAGATAGGGCCGGGCGAGATAACCGAGGTTTCGATGAACCCGCTGAAGATAACCTTCAAGCGCCACCTAAAGCCCGGCAAGTTCTACGACGGCTTGGACATCCCCATAGAGTTCGGGGACTACGTCGTGACAGAGATTGAGTCCGGAAAGTGGTGGTTCGTGCACCGCTACTACGACCGCAACGGCAACCTCAAGGGCGAGTACTACAACATCAACACGCCGGTGGAGATATACCCCGACAGGGCGCGCTACATCGACCTTGAGGTGGACATCGTCAAGTGGCCGGACGGCAAGAAGGAGATAATAGACAAGGAGAAGCTGACCGAGCACTACGAGGAGGGCATAATCACGGAGAAGCTCTACAGGGCAGTGCTGAGGATTACGCAGGAGGTTTACGAGAGGATTTGA
- the moaA gene encoding GTP 3',8-cyclase MoaA, translated as MTLYDRFGRPVTNLRISLTHDCNFRCFFCHREGQHFNARLELRPEEIERIVRIASRLGISKVKLTGGEPTVRDDIIKIVGRIKPYVVDLSMTTNGSRLKELAEPLAKAGLDRVNVSLHSLRPEVYRRITGVDMLDVVIEGIEEAVKHLSPVKLNMTVMRGLNDDEVWDMVDFAAKTGTILQLIELEAPREFTETRFFRKYFYPLKPVEKKLEEMAVEIRERRMHRRKKYFIPTDYGIAEVEVVRAMHNTVFCANCTRLRVTSDGKFKTCLLKKNDLIDFATALRNGASDAELVEIFKQAVLMREPYWK; from the coding sequence ATGACCCTTTACGACCGTTTTGGCCGGCCAGTAACGAACCTCAGGATTTCGCTCACCCATGACTGCAACTTCCGCTGCTTCTTCTGCCACAGGGAGGGACAGCACTTCAACGCGAGGCTCGAACTGAGGCCGGAGGAGATAGAGAGAATCGTTAGGATAGCCTCGCGCCTTGGAATAAGTAAGGTCAAGCTCACCGGCGGCGAGCCGACGGTAAGGGACGATATAATCAAGATAGTCGGGCGAATCAAGCCGTACGTGGTGGACTTAAGCATGACGACCAACGGAAGTCGCTTAAAGGAGCTGGCAGAGCCCCTTGCAAAAGCCGGCCTCGACCGGGTGAACGTCTCGCTCCACAGCCTGAGGCCGGAGGTTTACAGGAGAATCACGGGCGTCGACATGCTCGACGTCGTTATCGAGGGCATCGAGGAGGCCGTGAAGCACCTCAGCCCCGTGAAGCTCAACATGACTGTGATGAGGGGCCTTAACGATGACGAGGTATGGGACATGGTCGACTTTGCAGCGAAGACCGGGACGATCCTCCAGCTCATAGAGCTCGAAGCCCCAAGGGAGTTCACGGAGACGAGGTTCTTCAGAAAGTACTTCTACCCCCTCAAACCGGTTGAGAAAAAGCTTGAGGAAATGGCCGTTGAAATCCGCGAGAGGCGGATGCACAGGCGGAAGAAGTACTTCATCCCCACCGACTACGGAATAGCCGAGGTCGAGGTCGTCAGGGCGATGCACAACACGGTCTTCTGCGCCAACTGTACGAGGCTGAGGGTCACCTCCGACGGCAAGTTCAAAACATGCCTTCTGAAGAAGAACGACCTGATAGACTTCGCCACGGCGCTGAGGAACGGGGCGAGCGATGCCGAACTCGTCGAGATATTCAAACAGGCCGTTCTCATGCGCGAACCTTACTGGAAGTGA
- a CDS encoding class I SAM-dependent methyltransferase family protein, with product MPAVKVPRREAEPVKRRLKKLNLYDGKRRPRREDEYVLLPVIEDGRVYSLGYEVLPVELPLRPERQIYKNLESVLAERLSREELKYLRRYDVMGDIAVIQIPPELEHRIEDIVWGLRKVHPFLKVIARKGFHEGAFRIRDYSIIWGEERLETVHRENGVQIKVDLSKAFFNPRMKGERYRLAQLVRDGERVLIPFAGVLPYALVVARYRRVKITAVELNKEAYELGLENVERNRKRLKGEIEFLHGDAFKVLPELPSYDRVVSPTPRGVDALALTLSKAERWLHYYDFVHEGEIERFRARILEECLKLGRDCAVRVKKVSDFKPHVFKVCADVEVR from the coding sequence TTGCCGGCGGTGAAGGTTCCAAGGCGGGAGGCCGAACCCGTCAAGAGAAGGCTGAAAAAGCTAAACCTCTACGACGGCAAAAGGAGGCCGAGGAGGGAAGACGAGTACGTTCTCCTGCCGGTAATTGAGGACGGGAGGGTTTACTCCCTCGGCTACGAGGTTCTTCCGGTTGAGCTTCCGCTCAGGCCGGAGAGGCAGATATACAAGAACCTTGAGAGCGTTCTGGCGGAGAGGCTGAGCAGAGAAGAGCTGAAGTATCTGAGGCGCTACGACGTGATGGGGGACATAGCGGTCATCCAGATACCGCCGGAGCTTGAGCACAGGATTGAGGATATAGTTTGGGGCCTGAGGAAGGTCCATCCGTTTCTGAAGGTCATCGCCAGGAAGGGGTTCCACGAGGGTGCCTTCAGGATAAGGGACTACTCGATAATCTGGGGGGAGGAGAGGCTCGAAACGGTCCACAGGGAGAACGGCGTTCAGATAAAGGTCGACCTCTCGAAGGCCTTCTTCAACCCGCGCATGAAGGGTGAGCGGTACCGCCTTGCCCAGCTCGTCCGCGACGGCGAGAGGGTTTTAATCCCCTTCGCCGGCGTTCTGCCGTATGCGCTCGTGGTAGCACGCTACAGGAGGGTTAAGATAACAGCCGTCGAGCTGAACAAGGAAGCTTACGAACTCGGGCTGGAGAACGTAGAGCGCAACAGGAAGAGGCTGAAAGGCGAGATAGAATTCCTTCACGGCGACGCTTTCAAGGTCCTGCCCGAGCTTCCGAGCTACGACAGGGTGGTAAGTCCGACGCCGAGGGGCGTTGACGCGTTGGCTTTGACGCTCTCAAAGGCCGAGCGCTGGCTTCACTACTACGACTTCGTCCACGAGGGGGAGATTGAGAGGTTCAGGGCGAGAATCCTTGAGGAGTGCCTGAAGCTCGGAAGGGACTGCGCCGTCAGGGTCAAAAAGGTGAGCGACTTCAAGCCGCACGTTTTCAAGGTCTGTGCGGATGTTGAAGTAAGGTGA